A window of Xyrauchen texanus isolate HMW12.3.18 chromosome 10, RBS_HiC_50CHRs, whole genome shotgun sequence contains these coding sequences:
- the LOC127650782 gene encoding zinc finger protein 501-like has product MLQTPAEIEVKLEEIKEEITAEEQRSDEVGDFFPSELMEVKEEHQKLNEVEEKLQYQKHHDFTTSHKKSLSFSKTKKKFSLKKPQRRAAKESSACSQCGKSFTYAGHLKNHLCCHSGERPFEYAKCCKPFVLDSVLKQHLKTLTNEKPYKCSSCESSFSHLSHFKDHQKIHNCARAYMCFECGKTYMKVNNLKRHQKIHAGLKPYKCSNSGRSFAQSEHMKTNARIHTGEKPCKCSHCGKSFTQSHDLKKHERIHTGEKPHKCSQCGKSFTQSDHLKSHERIHTGEKPHKCSQCGKSFNQSQNLKTHARIHTGEKPHKCSQCGKSFTQSHDLKKHERIHTGEKPYKCSHCEKSFTQSEHLKRHERIHTGEKPHKCSQCGKS; this is encoded by the exons atgctgcagacaccagcggagattgaagtgaagctggaggagataaaagaagaaatcacGGCAGAGGAACAACGGAGTGATGAAGTTGGTGATTTTTttccttcag agctgatggaagtgaaagaggaacatcaaaaactgaatgaagtggaggaaaaacttcagtatcagaaacatcatgattttaCAACTTCACATAAAAAGTCTTTGAGTTTCTCAAAGACTAAGAAGAAATTCTCTCTTAAAAAGCCTCAAAGAAGAGCAGCCAAGGAATCTTCCgcttgctctcagtgtggaaagagtttcacatatGCAGGCCATCTCAAGAATCATCTCTGTTGTCACTCTGGAGAAAGACCATTTGAATATGCCAAGTGTTGTAAACCATTTGTGTTGGATTCAGTTCTAAAACAACATCTGAAAACACtcacaaatgagaagccttacaagtgttcttcttGTGAAAGTAGCTTTTCACACCTGTCCCATTTTAAAGATCATCAGAAAATACATAACTGTGCCAGGGCCtatatgtgctttgaatgtggaaaGACTTATATGAAAGTCAACAATTTGAAACGGCACCAAAAAATTCATGCTGGActgaaaccttacaagtgctcaaacAGTGGAAGGAGTTTCGCTCAGTCAGAACACATGAAAACAAACgcgagaattcatactggagaaaaaccttgcaagtgctcacactgtggaaagagtttcactcagtcacatgacctgaaaaaacatgagagaattcatactggagaaaaacctcacaagtgctcacaatgtggaaagagtttcactcagtcagatcACCTAAaatcacacgagagaattcatactggagaaaaacctcacaagtgctcacaatgtggaaagagtttcaatcagtctcaaaacctgaaaacacacgcgagaattcatactggagaaaaacctcacaagtgctcacaatgtggaaagagtttcactcagtcacatgacctgaaaaaacatgagagaattcatactggagaaaaaccttacaagtgctcacactgtgaaaagagtttcactcagtcagaacacctgaaaagacacgagagaatccatactggagaaaaacctcacaagtgctcacaatgtggaaagagt